The following are encoded together in the Pseudomonas sediminis genome:
- the hfq gene encoding RNA chaperone Hfq, protein MSKGHSLQDPYLNTLRKERVPVSIYLVNGIKLQGQIESFDQFVILLKNTVSQMVYKHAISTVVPSRPVRLPSAGDSEQGDSEPGNV, encoded by the coding sequence ATGTCAAAAGGGCATTCGCTACAAGACCCTTACCTGAATACCCTGCGTAAGGAACGCGTCCCTGTTTCCATCTATCTGGTCAACGGCATCAAGCTGCAGGGCCAGATCGAGTCCTTCGACCAGTTCGTCATCCTGCTGAAGAACACTGTCAGCCAGATGGTCTACAAGCATGCCATCTCCACCGTCGTGCCAAGCCGTCCGGTACGCCTGCCAAGCGCTGGCGACTCCGAGCAGGGCGATAGCGAGCCGGGTAACGTCTAA
- the hflX gene encoding ribosome rescue GTPase HflX, with product MFFERHEGGERAILVHLEGQDSEASEDPQEFQELAMSAGADMVAFFSVPSSRLTAKYLIGSGKVEELRDQVKAIEADLVIFNHTLTPSQERNLERAFECRVLDRTGLILDIFAQRARTHEGKLQVELAQLDHMSTRLVRGWTHLERQKGGIGLRGPGETQLETDRRLLRVRIRQIKQKLEKVRSQREQARRGRRRADIPSVSLVGYTNAGKSTLFNALTTSEVYAADQLFATLDPTLRRLELDDLGPIVLADTVGFIRHLPHKLVEAFRATLEESSNSDLLLHVIDAHEPERMAQIEQVQNVLKEIGAHELPMLEVYNKLDLLDGVEPQIQRDADGKPLRVWLSAREGRGLELLRQAVAELLGEDLFVATLQLPQRLGRLRAQFFALGAVQSEEHDELGHSLLAVRLPRVELNRLVSREGLEPQAFIEQHTLQ from the coding sequence TTGTTCTTCGAGCGTCATGAGGGCGGTGAGCGGGCCATCCTGGTTCATCTGGAAGGCCAAGACTCCGAGGCGAGCGAAGATCCCCAGGAGTTCCAAGAATTGGCCATGTCGGCGGGTGCTGACATGGTCGCTTTCTTTAGCGTGCCCAGCAGTCGCTTGACTGCCAAATACCTTATCGGCAGCGGCAAGGTCGAGGAGTTGCGCGACCAAGTCAAGGCCATCGAAGCCGATCTGGTCATCTTCAATCACACCCTGACACCGAGCCAGGAGCGCAACCTCGAGCGCGCCTTCGAGTGTCGTGTGCTTGATCGTACGGGGTTGATCCTCGATATCTTCGCGCAGCGTGCGCGCACCCACGAAGGCAAGTTGCAGGTCGAGCTGGCTCAGCTCGATCACATGAGTACGCGCCTGGTGCGTGGTTGGACTCACCTCGAGCGGCAGAAGGGTGGTATCGGTCTGCGTGGTCCGGGTGAAACCCAGCTGGAAACCGACCGCCGCTTGCTGCGCGTGCGCATTCGCCAGATCAAGCAGAAACTCGAGAAGGTGCGCAGTCAGCGTGAGCAGGCGCGCCGTGGGCGCAGGCGCGCGGACATTCCTTCGGTTTCCCTGGTGGGGTACACCAACGCTGGCAAGTCCACGCTGTTCAATGCCCTCACTACCTCCGAGGTCTATGCGGCTGATCAGTTGTTCGCCACGCTCGACCCGACCTTGCGGCGTCTCGAACTCGACGACCTGGGGCCGATCGTGCTGGCCGATACCGTGGGTTTCATTCGTCACCTGCCGCACAAACTGGTCGAAGCCTTCCGTGCTACGTTGGAAGAGTCGAGCAACTCCGATCTGCTGCTGCACGTTATCGATGCCCATGAGCCCGAGCGTATGGCGCAGATCGAGCAGGTGCAGAACGTGCTCAAGGAGATCGGTGCACACGAATTGCCGATGCTCGAGGTATACAACAAGCTGGATTTGTTGGATGGTGTCGAGCCGCAGATCCAGCGCGATGCTGATGGCAAGCCGCTGCGTGTCTGGTTGTCGGCCCGTGAGGGGCGTGGCCTTGAACTGTTGCGTCAAGCAGTGGCGGAGCTGCTGGGTGAAGATTTGTTCGTCGCTACGCTGCAATTGCCGCAACGCTTGGGGCGACTGCGTGCGCAGTTCTTCGCGCTGGGGGCAGTGCAGAGCGAGGAGCATGACGAGTTGGGGCATAGCTTGCTGGCGGTACGTTTGCCGCGAGTCGAGCTCAATCGCCTGGTGAGTCGCGAAGGTTTGGAGCCTCAGGCCTTCATCGAGCAACATACTTTGCAATAA
- the hflK gene encoding FtsH protease activity modulator HflK, translated as MAWNEPGGNSNNQDPWGGRKGGGRQGPPDLDEAFRKLQESLNGLFGGGKKRGDDESGRSGGGGGFGLLFVGLGLLAVVWLYSAIYVVDEQEQAVVLRFGKYHETVGPGLNIYFPPIDRKFQENVTRERAYSKQGAMLTEDENIIEVPLTVQYRVSNLQDFVLNVDQPEVSLQHATDSAVRHVVGSTEMDQVLTEGRELMASEVRERLQRFLDNYRTGITITQVNIQSAAAPREVQEAFDDVIRAREDEQREKNQAESYANGVIPEARGQAQRLLEEANGYRDEIIARAQGEADRFTKLVTEYRKAPEITRERLYIDTMQEVMSNTSKVLVTGDKGQNNLLYLPLDKMIDSRGGASSSSSANSSNSTTRDPAVPLSSDLSQRNLRTREGR; from the coding sequence ATGGCTTGGAATGAGCCGGGTGGCAACTCGAACAATCAAGACCCTTGGGGCGGCCGCAAAGGCGGTGGCCGGCAGGGGCCGCCGGATCTCGACGAAGCGTTCCGCAAACTGCAAGAAAGCCTCAATGGGCTGTTTGGCGGTGGCAAGAAACGTGGTGACGACGAATCCGGTCGCAGTGGCGGCGGCGGTGGCTTCGGCCTGCTGTTCGTCGGTCTTGGCCTGTTGGCGGTGGTATGGCTGTACAGCGCGATATATGTGGTGGATGAGCAGGAGCAGGCTGTGGTGCTGCGTTTCGGCAAGTACCACGAGACCGTTGGTCCTGGCCTGAATATCTATTTCCCGCCAATCGACCGCAAGTTCCAGGAAAACGTCACGCGTGAGCGCGCTTACAGCAAGCAGGGCGCCATGCTGACCGAAGACGAGAACATCATCGAAGTACCGCTGACCGTGCAGTACCGGGTGAGCAATCTGCAGGACTTCGTGCTCAACGTCGACCAGCCGGAAGTCAGCCTGCAGCACGCCACCGACAGTGCCGTGCGCCATGTGGTGGGTTCCACCGAGATGGACCAGGTGCTGACCGAAGGTCGTGAGCTGATGGCCAGTGAGGTGCGTGAGCGCCTGCAGCGTTTCCTCGACAACTACCGGACCGGTATCACCATCACTCAGGTGAACATCCAGAGCGCTGCTGCGCCGCGTGAAGTTCAGGAAGCCTTCGATGACGTGATCCGTGCCCGTGAAGACGAGCAGCGCGAGAAGAACCAGGCCGAGTCGTACGCCAACGGCGTCATTCCGGAAGCGCGTGGTCAGGCCCAGCGTCTGCTGGAAGAGGCCAACGGTTACCGTGATGAAATCATCGCCCGCGCTCAAGGTGAGGCGGATCGTTTCACCAAATTGGTCACCGAGTACCGCAAGGCGCCTGAGATCACTCGTGAGCGTCTGTACATCGACACCATGCAGGAAGTGATGAGCAACACCAGCAAGGTTCTGGTCACCGGTGACAAGGGGCAGAACAACCTGCTCTACCTGCCGCTAGACAAGATGATCGACAGCCGTGGTGGCGCTTCTTCCTCCAGCTCCGCCAACAGCAGCAATTCGACAACGCGTGATCCGGCCGTGCCGCTGAGCAGCGATCTGTCGCAGCGTAATCTGCGTACCCGGGAGGGCCGTTGA
- the hflC gene encoding protease modulator HflC yields MNNKSLIGLIVAVVVALVAWNSFYIVAQTERAVLLQFGRVVQPDVQPGLHVKIPYVNQVRIFDGRLLTLDSTSSRFLTLEKKALMVDAYAKWRVKDAERFYQATSGMKQVADERLARRLEASLRDQFGKRTLHESVSGERDALMADVTATLNRAAERELGIEVVDVRVKAIDLPREVNRSVFERMSTEREREAREHRAKGRELAEGIRADADRQRRVLLAEAYREAEELRGDGDAQAASIYARAYGQDQEFYSFYRSLQAYRESFADKRDVLVLDPSSDFFRYLEKSKR; encoded by the coding sequence ATGAACAACAAGTCCCTGATCGGCCTGATCGTGGCCGTGGTTGTGGCCCTGGTGGCATGGAACAGCTTCTATATCGTGGCTCAGACCGAGCGTGCGGTATTGCTGCAGTTCGGCCGCGTGGTTCAGCCTGATGTGCAGCCTGGTCTGCATGTGAAGATTCCTTACGTCAACCAGGTGCGCATCTTCGACGGTCGTCTGCTGACGCTGGATTCAACTTCCTCGCGCTTCCTGACTCTGGAGAAGAAAGCGCTGATGGTCGATGCCTACGCCAAATGGCGGGTGAAGGATGCCGAGCGTTTCTATCAGGCGACGTCTGGTATGAAACAAGTGGCAGACGAGCGTCTGGCGCGTCGTCTGGAGGCATCGCTGCGTGACCAGTTTGGTAAGCGCACTCTGCACGAGTCGGTATCTGGTGAGCGTGATGCGCTGATGGCCGATGTGACCGCGACCCTCAACCGCGCTGCCGAGCGTGAGCTGGGTATCGAAGTGGTCGACGTGCGAGTCAAGGCTATCGACCTGCCGCGCGAAGTGAACCGCAGCGTGTTCGAGCGGATGAGCACCGAACGTGAGCGTGAGGCTCGCGAGCATCGCGCCAAGGGTCGTGAGCTGGCTGAAGGTATTCGCGCCGACGCCGACCGTCAGCGCCGCGTGCTGCTGGCTGAAGCCTATCGTGAAGCTGAAGAGCTGCGCGGTGACGGTGATGCTCAGGCTGCTTCCATTTACGCCCGCGCCTACGGTCAGGATCAGGAGTTCTACTCCTTCTACCGTAGTCTGCAGGCTTACCGCGAAAGCTTCGCTGACAAGCGTGATGTGCTGGTGCTTGACCCGAGTAGCGATTTCTTCCGCTACCTGGAAAAGTCCAAGCGTTGA
- a CDS encoding ATP phosphoribosyltransferase regulatory subunit, with product MATVDRWLLPDGIEEVLPPEAARIEAARRQVLDLFQRWGYEFVVTPHIEYLESLLTGAGQDLDLRTFKVTDPLSGRQMGFRADITPQVARIDAHTLRREGPSRLCYAGSVLHAQPRALTTSRSPIQLGAELYGDASPASDIEVISLLVETLELAAVPDVHMDLGHVGIYRGLAHAAGLSGEAEQQLFDALQRKAMDEIESLTAALPAGLGSMLRSLAELCGGREVLDLAQAVLVEAPDAVHAALDELVAIADALELRYPELPLYFDLGELRGYNYHTGVVFAAFVPGEGGAIAQGGRYDDTGAVFGRARPATGFSTDLKTLVTLGDMRVDETVSGVWAPDNHDLYLWQAVRRLRGEGERVVQALPGQSEADAREAGCDRLLALRDGRWQVAPLAS from the coding sequence ATGGCAACGGTAGACCGCTGGCTGCTGCCAGATGGCATCGAAGAAGTACTGCCGCCGGAAGCGGCACGCATCGAGGCGGCACGCCGTCAGGTGCTGGACCTGTTCCAACGTTGGGGTTACGAGTTCGTCGTCACCCCCCATATCGAGTACCTGGAATCTCTGTTGACTGGCGCCGGTCAGGATCTCGACCTGCGCACCTTCAAGGTCACCGATCCGCTGTCCGGTCGGCAGATGGGCTTTCGTGCTGACATCACGCCGCAGGTGGCGCGTATCGACGCGCACACCTTGCGCCGCGAAGGGCCTAGCCGCCTGTGCTATGCCGGCAGCGTGCTGCATGCGCAGCCGCGTGCGCTGACTACATCGCGCAGCCCGATCCAGTTGGGTGCCGAGCTCTATGGCGACGCCAGTCCGGCCAGTGATATCGAGGTGATCAGCCTGCTGGTCGAGACCCTCGAACTGGCCGCAGTGCCGGACGTGCACATGGACCTCGGTCATGTCGGCATCTACCGTGGCCTGGCGCACGCCGCTGGTCTGTCTGGTGAGGCCGAGCAGCAGTTGTTCGATGCGCTGCAGCGCAAGGCGATGGATGAAATCGAAAGCCTGACCGCGGCATTACCGGCTGGGCTGGGCAGCATGCTGCGCTCGCTTGCCGAACTATGTGGTGGCCGCGAGGTGCTGGATCTGGCCCAGGCCGTGTTGGTCGAGGCGCCGGATGCGGTGCATGCTGCGCTCGATGAGCTGGTGGCCATTGCTGATGCGCTGGAGCTGCGTTATCCAGAATTGCCGCTGTACTTCGACCTCGGCGAGCTGCGCGGCTACAACTACCACACCGGTGTGGTGTTCGCGGCGTTCGTACCGGGCGAGGGCGGAGCCATCGCTCAGGGTGGTCGTTACGACGATACCGGCGCGGTATTCGGTCGTGCACGCCCGGCTACTGGCTTCTCTACCGACCTCAAGACCCTGGTCACCCTGGGTGACATGCGTGTGGATGAGACGGTCAGCGGCGTCTGGGCGCCGGATAATCATGATCTCTATCTGTGGCAGGCTGTTCGTCGTCTGCGTGGTGAGGGAGAGCGCGTGGTACAGGCGCTGCCTGGGCAGAGCGAGGCCGATGCGCGCGAGGCGGGCTGTGATCGCCTGCTGGCGCTGCGTGATGGACGTTGGCAGGTGGCGCCCCTGGCGTCCTGA
- a CDS encoding adenylosuccinate synthase — translation MGKNVVVLGTQWGDEGKGKIVDLLTEQAAAVVRYQGGHNAGHTLVINGEKTVLHLIPSGILREGVECLIGNGVVVAPDALMREITKLEEKGVPVRERLRISPACPLILSYHVALDQAREKARGDAKIGTTGRGIGPAYEDKVARRGLRVGDLFHRERFAAKLGELLDYHNFQLVNFYKEPAIDFQKTLDECMEYAELLKPMMADVTAVLHDLRRGGKDIMFEGAQGSLLDIDHGTYPYVTSSNTTAGGIATGSGFGPLYLDYILGITKAYTTRVGSGPFPTELFDDVGAFLAKRGHEFGATTGRARRCGWFDAVILRRAIEINSISGLCLTKLDVLDGLETIRICTGYKDANGQVLVDAPTDADSYIGLQPVYEEMPGWSESTLGAKTLEDLPAAARAYIKRVEELVGAPIDIISTGPDRNETIVLRHPFA, via the coding sequence ATGGGTAAGAATGTCGTCGTCCTGGGCACCCAATGGGGTGATGAGGGCAAGGGCAAGATCGTCGACCTGCTCACCGAGCAGGCCGCTGCAGTCGTGCGTTATCAGGGTGGTCACAACGCGGGTCACACCCTGGTGATCAACGGTGAGAAGACCGTCCTGCACCTGATTCCGTCCGGCATCCTGCGTGAAGGCGTTGAGTGCCTGATCGGCAATGGTGTGGTCGTCGCGCCCGACGCCCTGATGCGCGAAATCACCAAGCTGGAAGAGAAGGGTGTGCCGGTGCGTGAGCGCCTGCGTATCAGCCCGGCCTGTCCGCTGATCCTGTCTTACCACGTAGCGCTGGATCAGGCGCGCGAAAAGGCCCGTGGTGACGCCAAGATCGGTACTACCGGTCGCGGTATCGGCCCGGCCTACGAAGACAAGGTCGCGCGTCGCGGTCTGCGTGTCGGTGACCTGTTCCACCGCGAGCGTTTCGCCGCCAAACTGGGCGAGCTGCTGGACTACCACAACTTTCAGCTGGTCAATTTCTACAAAGAGCCGGCCATCGACTTCCAGAAGACCCTGGATGAGTGCATGGAATACGCCGAGCTGCTCAAGCCGATGATGGCTGATGTCACTGCGGTTCTGCATGACCTGCGTCGTGGCGGCAAGGACATCATGTTCGAGGGCGCCCAGGGCTCCCTGCTGGATATCGACCACGGTACCTACCCCTACGTCACCAGCTCCAACACCACTGCTGGTGGCATTGCAACTGGCTCCGGTTTCGGCCCGCTGTACCTGGATTACATCCTCGGCATCACCAAGGCCTACACCACCCGTGTCGGCTCCGGTCCGTTCCCGACCGAGCTGTTCGATGACGTCGGCGCCTTCCTGGCCAAGCGTGGTCATGAGTTCGGTGCCACCACTGGCCGCGCCCGCCGTTGCGGCTGGTTCGATGCGGTGATCCTGCGTCGCGCCATCGAGATCAACAGCATCTCCGGCCTGTGCCTGACCAAGCTGGACGTGCTCGACGGCCTGGAAACCATCCGCATCTGCACCGGTTACAAGGATGCCAATGGCCAGGTGCTGGTCGATGCGCCGACCGACGCCGACAGCTACATCGGCCTGCAGCCGGTGTACGAGGAAATGCCGGGCTGGAGCGAATCCACCCTGGGCGCAAAGACCCTGGAAGACTTGCCGGCAGCTGCGCGTGCCTACATCAAGCGCGTTGAAGAGCTGGTCGGTGCGCCGATCGATATCATCTCCACCGGCCCGGACCGCAACGAGACCATCGTGCTGCGTCATCCGTTCGCCTGA
- a CDS encoding methyl-accepting chemotaxis protein translates to MADAVNRFIAKLQPIVRESGEVALRTGEQIRSLTQRGVAAEAAAGRQRDEVAGSLQALEQMADEAQAESQAMQDALQRVDTIRQAAHENAAIARRLSALIEGLVARVADGSAVIERLAKQSEQIEVVLTVIQSIAEQTNLLALNAAIEAARAGESGRGFAVVADEVRALASKTQQSTGDIQTHIAALQRGAQEAVAAIAQAGVQGSEGLEVLRDSARLQQSVQQSVDDVHGAINAATQAAAHQAEGAGAVRGRVETIHAEAQHAAEAVAAIAGNARALDELAAQLKASLGQFKV, encoded by the coding sequence ATGGCCGATGCGGTCAATCGCTTCATCGCCAAGCTGCAACCCATTGTGCGTGAGTCTGGCGAGGTGGCGTTGCGCACTGGCGAGCAGATTCGCAGCCTGACTCAGCGCGGCGTGGCGGCCGAGGCCGCTGCTGGTCGTCAGCGCGATGAGGTGGCGGGCAGCCTGCAGGCGTTGGAGCAAATGGCCGATGAGGCGCAGGCGGAAAGCCAGGCCATGCAGGATGCGCTGCAGCGTGTCGATACCATCCGCCAGGCCGCGCACGAAAATGCGGCGATTGCTCGGCGTCTGTCCGCGCTGATCGAGGGCTTGGTGGCGCGGGTGGCTGATGGTTCGGCGGTGATCGAGCGGCTGGCCAAGCAGAGCGAGCAGATCGAGGTGGTACTGACGGTGATTCAGTCCATCGCCGAACAGACCAACCTGCTCGCGCTCAACGCGGCCATCGAAGCGGCGCGGGCTGGTGAGAGTGGGCGTGGTTTTGCGGTAGTGGCCGACGAGGTGCGCGCGCTGGCAAGCAAGACCCAGCAGTCCACTGGCGATATCCAGACGCATATCGCGGCATTGCAGCGTGGCGCGCAGGAGGCGGTTGCTGCCATCGCTCAGGCAGGTGTGCAGGGCAGCGAGGGGTTGGAGGTGCTGCGTGACAGTGCGCGCCTGCAGCAGTCGGTGCAGCAATCGGTGGATGATGTGCACGGCGCCATCAATGCGGCAACTCAGGCGGCGGCGCATCAGGCAGAAGGTGCAGGCGCTGTGCGTGGGCGTGTCGAGACCATTCATGCCGAAGCGCAGCATGCTGCCGAGGCGGTGGCAGCGATTGCCGGCAATGCCCGGGCGTTGGATGAGCTGGCAGCGCAGCTCAAGGCCAGCCTGGGGCAATTCAAGGTCTGA
- the rnr gene encoding ribonuclease R encodes MADWQSLDPEAAREAEKYDNPIPSRELILSHLAERGAPASREQLVEEFGLHTDDQLEALRRRLRAMERDGQLIYTRRGTYAPVDKLDLICGRISGHRDGFGFLVPDDGSDDLFLSPAQMRLVFDRDRALVRVAGFDRRGRREGGIVEVIERAHESIVGRYYEENGIGFVIPDNPKIQQEVLVTPGRTAGARIGQFVEIKITHWPTQRFQPQGDIVEVIGNYMAPGMEIDVALRSYDIPHVWPEAVVKEARKLKSEVEEKDKEKRVDLRHLPFVTIDGEDARDFDDAVYCEKNSSRWKLFSGGWKLYVAIADVSHYVKVGSALDVEAVERGNSVYFPERVVPMLPEELSNGLCSLNPHVDRLAMVCEMTMSKSGQMVDYKFYEAVIHSHARLTYNKVSLMLEDPKSSEGKSLRSEYKEVLPHLNQLYALYQVLIAARHERGAIDFETQETRIIFGEDRKIAEIRPTQRNDAHKLIEECMLAANVATARFMQDHEIPSLYRVHDGPPLERLEKLKAFLGELGLSLQRGKSKDGPSPKDYQRLLESIRERPDYHLIQTVMLRSLSQAVYSAQNEGHFGLNYDAYTHFTSPIRRYPDLLVHRAIRSVIRSKRDTKHVERAGAAIMPKARIYPYDEATLEKLGEQCSMTERRADEATRDVVNWLKCEFMQDRVGETFAGVITAVTGFGIFVELRDIYVEGLVHVTALPADYYHFDPVHHRLSGERSGRSFRLGDSVEVKVMRVDLDERKIDFELSQDKAGKGDDARRGGKLNGMGNTDVQKSRDVKKALLAGAKAGKGASGKGAAGKSASKSAGSSRKGSGRGDSASPPAGKPRKRKAKS; translated from the coding sequence ATGGCCGATTGGCAATCCCTCGATCCCGAGGCCGCCCGCGAGGCGGAAAAATACGACAACCCCATCCCCAGCCGTGAGCTGATCCTTTCGCACCTGGCCGAGCGCGGCGCGCCTGCCAGTCGTGAACAACTGGTCGAAGAGTTCGGTTTGCATACCGACGATCAGCTCGAAGCGCTGCGCCGCCGTCTGCGCGCCATGGAGCGTGACGGTCAACTCATCTATACCCGCCGCGGCACTTACGCCCCGGTGGACAAGCTCGACCTGATCTGCGGCCGCATCAGTGGTCACCGCGACGGCTTCGGCTTCCTCGTGCCGGATGACGGCAGCGACGACCTGTTCCTCAGCCCGGCGCAGATGCGCCTGGTGTTCGATCGCGATCGCGCATTGGTGCGGGTCGCGGGTTTCGACCGGCGTGGCCGCCGTGAAGGCGGTATCGTCGAGGTGATCGAACGCGCTCATGAGAGCATCGTTGGCCGTTACTACGAAGAAAACGGCATCGGTTTCGTCATCCCCGACAATCCCAAGATCCAGCAGGAAGTGCTGGTCACCCCGGGCCGTACTGCAGGTGCGCGTATCGGTCAGTTCGTTGAAATCAAGATCACTCACTGGCCAACCCAGCGCTTCCAGCCGCAGGGCGACATCGTCGAGGTCATCGGCAACTACATGGCTCCGGGTATGGAGATCGACGTAGCGCTGCGCAGCTACGACATCCCGCACGTCTGGCCTGAGGCCGTGGTCAAGGAAGCGCGCAAGCTCAAGTCTGAAGTGGAAGAGAAGGACAAGGAGAAACGCGTCGACCTGCGTCATCTGCCCTTCGTCACCATCGATGGCGAAGACGCGCGTGACTTCGACGACGCCGTGTACTGCGAGAAGAACAGCAGCCGCTGGAAGCTGTTCTCCGGTGGCTGGAAACTCTACGTGGCCATCGCCGACGTGTCGCACTACGTCAAGGTCGGTTCGGCGCTGGACGTCGAGGCGGTCGAGCGTGGCAACTCGGTGTACTTTCCTGAGCGCGTCGTGCCGATGCTGCCGGAGGAGCTGTCCAACGGCCTGTGCTCGCTCAATCCGCACGTTGATCGCCTGGCCATGGTTTGCGAAATGACCATGTCCAAGAGCGGCCAGATGGTCGACTATAAGTTCTACGAGGCGGTGATCCACTCCCATGCGCGCCTGACCTACAACAAGGTCAGCCTGATGCTGGAAGATCCCAAAAGCAGCGAGGGCAAGTCCCTGCGCAGCGAATACAAGGAAGTCCTGCCGCACCTCAACCAGCTCTATGCGTTGTATCAGGTGCTGATTGCGGCTCGTCACGAGCGCGGCGCCATCGACTTCGAAACGCAGGAGACGCGCATCATCTTCGGTGAGGATCGCAAGATCGCCGAGATCCGTCCGACCCAGCGCAACGACGCGCACAAGCTGATCGAGGAGTGCATGCTGGCCGCCAACGTGGCCACCGCGCGCTTCATGCAGGATCACGAGATCCCGTCGTTGTACCGTGTGCACGACGGCCCGCCGCTGGAGCGCCTGGAGAAGCTCAAGGCGTTCCTCGGCGAGCTGGGTCTGTCGCTGCAGCGCGGCAAGTCCAAAGACGGTCCGTCGCCCAAGGACTACCAGCGACTGCTGGAAAGCATTCGCGAGCGCCCGGACTATCACCTGATCCAGACCGTGATGCTGCGTTCGCTGAGCCAGGCGGTATACAGCGCGCAGAACGAAGGGCACTTCGGTCTCAATTACGATGCTTATACCCACTTCACCTCGCCGATCCGTCGCTACCCGGACCTGCTGGTGCACCGCGCCATTCGCAGCGTGATCCGCTCCAAGCGCGACACCAAGCACGTCGAGCGTGCGGGTGCGGCGATCATGCCCAAGGCACGCATCTATCCGTACGATGAGGCGACCCTGGAGAAACTCGGCGAGCAGTGCTCGATGACCGAGCGCCGTGCCGATGAAGCGACGCGTGACGTGGTCAACTGGCTCAAGTGCGAGTTCATGCAGGATCGCGTCGGTGAGACGTTTGCCGGTGTGATCACGGCGGTGACTGGTTTCGGCATCTTTGTCGAGCTGCGTGACATCTACGTCGAAGGCCTGGTGCACGTGACCGCGTTGCCGGCCGACTACTACCACTTCGATCCGGTTCACCATCGCCTATCCGGCGAGCGTAGCGGCCGCAGCTTCCGCCTTGGCGACAGTGTCGAGGTCAAGGTAATGCGTGTCGATCTGGACGAGCGCAAGATCGACTTCGAGCTGAGCCAGGACAAGGCCGGCAAGGGTGATGATGCGCGTCGCGGTGGCAAGCTGAATGGCATGGGCAATACCGACGTGCAGAAAAGCCGGGACGTGAAGAAAGCGTTGTTGGCTGGCGCCAAGGCTGGCAAGGGTGCGAGTGGCAAGGGTGCTGCCGGCAAGTCGGCGAGCAAGTCGGCCGGTAGTTCGCGCAAAGGCTCCGGGCGTGGCGACAGTGCCTCGCCGCCTGCCGGTAAGCCGCGCAAGCGTAAGGCCAAGTCATGA
- the rlmB gene encoding 23S rRNA (guanosine(2251)-2'-O)-methyltransferase RlmB translates to MSDLEKIYGVHAVEALLRHHPKRVKQVWLADGRSDPRVQPLLELAAQSRVKVGQCERREMDVWVEGVHQGVVADVSPSQVWGEAMLEELLDRCEGPPLLLVLDGVTDPHNLGACLRTADAAGALAVIVPKDKSATLNATVRKVACGAAEVIPLVAVTNLARSLEKLQQRGLWVVGTAGEAEQEVYQQDMTGPTVLIMGAEGKGMRRLTREHCDYLVKLPMAGSVSSLNVSVATGVCLFEAVRQRQAKRKG, encoded by the coding sequence ATGAGTGATCTGGAAAAGATCTACGGCGTACATGCCGTAGAAGCCTTGCTGCGTCATCACCCCAAGCGGGTGAAGCAGGTCTGGCTGGCCGATGGTCGCAGTGATCCTCGGGTGCAACCCTTGCTGGAGCTGGCTGCGCAGTCTCGCGTAAAAGTTGGGCAGTGCGAGCGCCGTGAGATGGATGTCTGGGTCGAGGGCGTGCATCAGGGTGTGGTTGCCGATGTCAGCCCCAGCCAGGTCTGGGGCGAGGCGATGCTCGAGGAGCTGCTCGATCGTTGCGAAGGCCCGCCTTTGCTGTTGGTGCTCGATGGCGTGACCGATCCGCACAACCTGGGTGCCTGCCTGCGCACGGCGGATGCCGCTGGCGCGTTGGCGGTGATCGTGCCCAAGGACAAGTCGGCCACCCTCAATGCCACGGTGCGCAAGGTCGCTTGTGGCGCTGCCGAGGTGATTCCGCTGGTGGCGGTGACCAACCTGGCGCGCAGCCTGGAGAAGTTGCAGCAGCGTGGCCTGTGGGTTGTGGGTACGGCCGGCGAGGCCGAGCAGGAGGTCTATCAGCAGGACATGACCGGGCCGACGGTGCTGATCATGGGCGCCGAGGGCAAGGGCATGCGCCGCTTGACCCGAGAGCACTGCGATTATCTGGTCAAACTGCCCATGGCCGGCAGTGTCAGCAGCCTCAACGTCTCGGTGGCCACCGGTGTCTGTCTGTTCGAAGCGGTGCGTCAGCGTCAGGCCAAGCGCAAGGGCTGA
- the rpsF gene encoding 30S ribosomal protein S6 has protein sequence MRHYEIIFLVHPDQSEQVGGMVERYTKLIEEDGGKIHRLEDWGRRQLAYAINNVHKAHYVMLNVECTGKALAELEDNFRYNDAVIRNLVIRRDEAVTGQSEMLKAEENRSERRERRERPENAESNDGDDSDSNDSDNADE, from the coding sequence ATGCGTCATTACGAAATCATCTTTCTGGTTCACCCGGACCAGAGCGAGCAAGTCGGCGGCATGGTCGAGCGTTACACCAAGCTGATCGAAGAAGACGGTGGCAAGATTCACCGCCTGGAAGATTGGGGCCGTCGTCAGCTGGCTTACGCCATCAACAACGTCCACAAAGCCCACTACGTGATGCTCAACGTAGAGTGCACCGGCAAGGCCCTGGCCGAGCTGGAAGACAACTTCCGCTACAACGACGCCGTGATCCGTAACCTGGTCATCCGTCGCGACGAGGCCGTCACTGGCCAGTCCGAGATGCTGAAGGCCGAAGAAAACCGCAGTGAGCGCCGCGAGCGTCGTGAACGTCCTGAAAACGCCGAGTCCAACGACGGCGATGACAGCGACAGCAACGACAGCGACAACGCTGACGAGTAA